In Paenibacillus sonchi, the genomic stretch CAAGGCGGCTGCATAGGCGGTCATTAGGGCAATTAAAGAAACCATAAGTGTGTAGCTGGTTAATTCATGGGCTTCCTCACGAAGTTCTCCGCGCGAAATGAGCGCAGTTACCTTCAGTCCCGTGTACTTGGAGTGTGCGGAAGCGCGTATGAAGGAACCCTGCGCACGGGAAGTGCCACCAGAAGCAACGTATAGTACTTCATCCTTGGAATCGGTAATGCGCAGCTCGCTGCTGCTGCCCATATGGACCGAAGAGAGCATCGCTCCAAATCCCTCCGGAGTAAGGTCGAGCTTGACAAGTCCCAGCATTTTATTCGTATAAGGCTCTCGAATCACCCTGGAAAGCGAGACGATTTGCGGTTTGGTCTGGGCGTAATAGCTTGCATCATGCGGAGGAAGAATCGTTAATCCCCCATCCTTCTCCTTCACCGCCTTCATCCATTGCGCCATGCTCCAATCCCACTTTTTCCTTACGCTTTGGTCCAGATTGCTGAAAATGCCGCCGTCATTTGTAAAGATCAGAATGCTCTCGATTTCGGCTTTGTCGAACGCCAAAGAGGAAATGAACAGATTCATCTTGTTCGTCTCGTCCGTTGTGACATAAGCAGCCCGTTGATCTGCATGGCTGTGACTCTTCAGAATACTCATAACTTCTTCATCGTACAGGGGCATGAGCGTAAGCCGGTCCAGCTCCTTTACATAACGTTCAAGGTTTATATTGATCTGGTTCACAATCTGATAAGACAGCTCTGCGGTGTTCCGCTCCACGCCCGCCGTATATTTAATATAAGTAATCGTACCGATGACAAGAAACGGAATGGTAATAAGCAGGCAGAATATGATGATTAACTTCCTGCGGAGCGGTATATACATTGATCCCATATTCCCTTTCTGACCCGTATCCGGAGCCGGAGCACGGAAGTGCCGCCCATTACGGGATACGCACAAATTTGACCGCATCGGCGGCAACATATCCGCTTGTGCCACTATTGCGAATCGTCACACTGCCGGAAGTGCCGGCGGTGAAAGTGTAAGTTCCGATTAAATTCCATACCCCACCGTTTGAGGTCTGGTCGATGCTGAGCGTTGCCGTCCCGCCGGCATGAACGACTTCAAGGGGAATCGCAGTGGCCCGGTTAAAATGTTCCGGCCACATCATATATACACTATATGTGGCGGTGACGGGCAAGACGGGTGTAAAAGCAATACTTTTGCTGCCTTTGCCGCTGTTGTCATCATGCAAATAGTTGATACCGTACCGGTCCGTCTGTACCGCAGAGGTCTTCCAGCTTCCCGTCTTTAACACTCCTGTGGTGTCGTTATTGTCCACAATAACTTCTTCCCCAGGGACGGTTGGGGGCGTGCCGCTGCCCAGTTCAAAGGAGGCCTTGAATGTCTTGCCTTTGGCTGCGCTGACATTCACCATTAATTTGATTGTCGGGCTGAGCTGTGTCACAGTAATTCCGGAATCAGCGGTATATCCGCTTGCCGAACGGTCAAGTTCAACCTCAATAACACCGGTGTTGGCCTGTGTCGGATCGCTGATTGATAGTTCCAAAGTTCTCTCATCAGCTTCTCTGGTCATAACCGACGCTTTCTTGCTGACTGTTATCAGATCGACGGAGCTTGCTCCATCTTCCCAGAAATTTGCCCCAATGATGCCCAGTTCCGTTTCTTTTACCGCTTGAACACTGGATGAGTTCGCAAGCACTTCAATGTCAGGAGCAGCGGCATAAGCGGCCACTTGAGCAGCTGTCTTGCCCGGCAGCAGGACATATTGATATTCCCCGCTACTCGGATTCATACCATGATTCAGCCATAAGGTCATATAATTGCGGGTTATAGGCGTGGAGGGTGTCACCGGGCGGGGGTTGATTTGCTTCCAGTTGCCCGTTCTGGCCTCTCTCATTGCTGCAAGCGATACATTCTGCGGAAAATAATATCCGGTATCTGCACCGGCAGTGCTGCCGGACAGGTGAGCCCAGTCTACCAGGTCTATAGTGTCTGACCATCCCAAAGAGGAAGGCTGCACTTCACCATTTACAGTGAGCGTATTGCTGCCCGCCGTGTTCAGCTTCCGGTTCTCCATGATGGTTTCAACTGCAATATTGTCCGTGCTGGTGATGCCTGCACCCAGGGAAACCATTTCATCATCAAACATGAACCATGATTTTTTTGCTCCGAGCGTATGATCCGCATATTGCAAATCCATACCTGAGATTCCGTATAAATTATGGATGTCGGTGCCGCCTGTCCACGTATTTGCACTGGTTTGGCTGCTTGAGGAGGTCTGGGACAGCACGGTTGTTCCCGGCAGGCGGTAATTATCGACGGTTGGCCAGAAATCATTGCTGTATTGTCCAAGGTCACTGTTATACAAGCTGGTCATACCGGCCGAGGTATACCAGGCTTTGGCGTTCTC encodes the following:
- a CDS encoding polysaccharide lyase family 8 super-sandwich domain-containing protein, whose amino-acid sequence is MRRMMMKCCMIGLTLLLCFSGLEMGGITERARAADEYDGMRENRKIMLTGGASLNTADVDIAAAITKLTNEANGYWQTMNTSPNRTYLWSDNPGIGNSIHIRVTYERLKTMALAYATAGSMLYEDSLLGSDIVAALDYMYTTRYHETVTTTASGTSNWWDWQIGIPMQLNDTAVLVYDSLSPAQLTNYMKAVERFSPTVTLTGANRSWKAMVVGVRGILVKDGAKIAAACNGLSSIFNYTLSGDGFYRDGSFIQHGNIPYTGGYGLDLLLAVSDLMVMLHGSSWQITDPNKSNVWEWVYNTYQPLMYKGAMMDMVRGREISRNYNQDHDAGHRAMQGILLLSEIAPPTQAADFKRMLKGWMLSDTFKSFYASAPVPSIVLAKTISGDPLIEPAEELMVYKQFSAMDRAVQHRPGYSFGLAMYSNRISSFEAINSENAKAWYTSAGMTSLYNSDLGQYSNDFWPTVDNYRLPGTTVLSQTSSSSQTSANTWTGGTDIHNLYGISGMDLQYADHTLGAKKSWFMFDDEMVSLGAGITSTDNIAVETIMENRKLNTAGSNTLTVNGEVQPSSLGWSDTIDLVDWAHLSGSTAGADTGYYFPQNVSLAAMREARTGNWKQINPRPVTPSTPITRNYMTLWLNHGMNPSSGEYQYVLLPGKTAAQVAAYAAAPDIEVLANSSSVQAVKETELGIIGANFWEDGASSVDLITVSKKASVMTREADERTLELSISDPTQANTGVIEVELDRSASGYTADSGITVTQLSPTIKLMVNVSAAKGKTFKASFELGSGTPPTVPGEEVIVDNNDTTGVLKTGSWKTSAVQTDRYGINYLHDDNSGKGSKSIAFTPVLPVTATYSVYMMWPEHFNRATAIPLEVVHAGGTATLSIDQTSNGGVWNLIGTYTFTAGTSGSVTIRNSGTSGYVAADAVKFVRIP